From Campylobacter upsaliensis, the proteins below share one genomic window:
- the dnaA gene encoding chromosomal replication initiator protein DnaA: MDASEILNILKKDLKEEEYKNYITHLKFNEKQSKADSLIFNAPNEFLAKFIQTKYAEKIAYIYEAQSGNKAKILIQSQTHKNKNSTKIDIAHIKMQSTILNPSFTFDSFVVGGSNQYAYATCKAVSQKDKLGKLYNPIFIYGPTGLGKTHLLQAVGNACLEMGKKVIYATSENFINDFNSHIINKTMDKFQEKYQNCDVLLIDDVQFLGKTDKIQEKFFFIFNEIRDQSGQIIMTSDNPPNMLKGITDRLKSRFANGIIADITPPQLETKIAIIRKKCEFNEVNLSNEIISYLATAMGDNIREIEGMITNLNAYSRLINQEISLEFAKEMMKDHIKEKKENITIEDILSIVSKEFNLKTSDIKSTKRTQNIVLARRIIIFLARELTSLSMPQLAVYFEMKDHTAISHNIKKINEMIEENHHLKNKIEELKNKILIKSQS; this comes from the coding sequence ATGGACGCAAGTGAAATCTTAAATATTTTAAAAAAAGATTTAAAAGAAGAAGAATATAAAAATTACATCACCCATTTAAAATTTAACGAAAAGCAAAGTAAGGCAGATAGTCTAATATTCAACGCTCCAAACGAATTTTTAGCTAAATTTATCCAAACAAAATACGCCGAGAAAATCGCCTACATCTACGAAGCTCAAAGTGGCAATAAGGCTAAAATTTTAATCCAAAGTCAAACACATAAAAATAAAAATTCCACCAAAATAGACATCGCACACATTAAAATGCAAAGCACGATTTTAAACCCCTCTTTTACCTTTGATAGCTTTGTCGTAGGCGGGTCAAATCAATACGCCTACGCCACTTGTAAAGCTGTAAGCCAAAAAGACAAACTTGGAAAGCTTTATAATCCCATTTTCATCTATGGTCCCACAGGACTTGGAAAAACGCACTTACTTCAAGCGGTGGGAAATGCGTGTTTAGAAATGGGAAAAAAGGTCATTTATGCGACAAGTGAAAATTTCATCAATGACTTTAATTCTCACATCATCAACAAAACGATGGATAAATTTCAAGAAAAATATCAAAACTGTGATGTTTTACTCATAGATGATGTGCAGTTTTTAGGAAAAACGGACAAAATTCAAGAAAAATTCTTTTTCATTTTTAATGAAATTCGCGACCAATCAGGTCAAATCATAATGACTTCTGATAATCCTCCAAATATGCTAAAAGGCATTACAGATAGACTTAAATCACGCTTTGCAAATGGCATTATCGCAGATATTACTCCGCCTCAGCTTGAAACAAAAATCGCCATTATCCGTAAAAAATGTGAATTTAACGAAGTGAATTTAAGTAATGAAATTATCAGCTACCTTGCCACAGCTATGGGAGATAATATCCGTGAAATTGAAGGTATGATCACAAATTTAAATGCCTATTCTAGACTCATCAATCAAGAAATAAGCCTAGAATTTGCTAAAGAAATGATGAAAGATCATATTAAAGAAAAAAAAGAAAACATCACCATAGAAGATATTTTAAGCATTGTTAGCAAGGAATTTAACCTTAAAACAAGCGATATAAAATCAACAAAAAGAACGCAAAATATCGTCCTAGCAAGACGCATTATCATCTTCTTAGCAAGGGAGCTTACAAGCCTCTCTATGCCACAACTTGCCGTGTATTTTGAGATGAAAGATCACACAGCCATTTCACATAATATTAAAAAAATTAATGAAATGATCGAAGAAAATCATCATTTAAAAAACAAAATCGAAGAATTAAAGAATAAAATTTTAATCAAAAGTCAAAGTTAA
- the dnaN gene encoding DNA polymerase III subunit beta — protein sequence MKININKNTLEAAILLCNAYVDKKDLSTVTSHLLFEANEDKLIIKASDYEIGINYKIKKIRIENPGFATANAKSIADVIKNLNNEEIILETIDNFLFIRQKNTKYKLPMFNYEDFPAFPSIENKNKFDIDSSDLSRSLKKVLPSIDTNNPKYSLNGAYLDIKENKINFVSSDSKRLAIYTLNKTNDNEFHISIPKKAIMEMQKLFYEKIEIYYDENMLIAKNENFEFFTKLINDKFPDYEKVIPQQFKQEFTLQTEDFIDALKKISVVTESMKLHFTKNKIIFEGISLDNMEAKTELEKELEVENDFSLTIKIKYLLDFLNSIEENEFKIKINEPNLAFVVSSNELEVVIMPMII from the coding sequence ATGAAAATCAACATCAACAAAAACACCCTAGAAGCTGCCATACTTTTATGCAACGCTTATGTTGATAAAAAAGACTTAAGCACAGTTACTTCTCATCTTTTATTCGAAGCAAATGAAGACAAACTTATCATAAAAGCAAGTGATTATGAAATAGGCATTAATTACAAAATCAAAAAAATTCGCATTGAAAATCCGGGCTTTGCCACAGCAAATGCTAAAAGTATCGCTGATGTAATTAAAAATTTAAATAATGAAGAAATTATTCTTGAAACGATTGATAATTTTCTTTTTATAAGACAAAAAAATACAAAATACAAACTTCCTATGTTTAATTATGAGGATTTTCCAGCTTTTCCAAGTATAGAAAATAAAAATAAATTTGATATTGATTCTAGTGATTTAAGTCGTTCTTTAAAAAAAGTTCTCCCAAGTATCGACACAAATAATCCAAAATATTCTTTAAATGGAGCTTATTTAGACATTAAAGAAAATAAGATCAACTTTGTAAGTTCAGATTCTAAACGCCTTGCCATTTATACATTAAATAAAACAAATGACAATGAATTTCACATCAGCATCCCTAAAAAAGCCATTATGGAAATGCAAAAACTTTTTTATGAGAAAATTGAAATCTATTATGATGAAAATATGCTTATCGCTAAAAATGAGAATTTTGAATTTTTCACTAAGCTCATTAATGACAAATTCCCAGATTATGAAAAAGTTATCCCTCAACAATTTAAGCAAGAATTCACACTCCAAACAGAAGATTTCATTGATGCACTTAAAAAAATTAGCGTAGTAACCGAAAGTATGAAACTTCACTTCACTAAAAATAAAATCATCTTTGAGGGCATTAGCCTTGATAATATGGAAGCAAAAACCGAGCTTGAAAAAGAACTTGAAGTCGAAAATGATTTTTCTCTTACTATTAAAATCAAATATTTGCTCGATTTTTTAAATTCCATAGAAGAAAACGAATTTAAAATTAAAATCAATGAGCCAAATTTAGCTTTTGTAGTGAGTTCAAATGAGCTCGAAGTTGTTATTATGCCTATGATAATTTAA
- the gyrB gene encoding DNA topoisomerase (ATP-hydrolyzing) subunit B produces the protein MQKNYGESNIKVLKGLEAVRKRPGMYIGDTNINGLHHMIYEVVDNSIDEAMAGHCDTIDIELTTEGSCIVSDNGRGIPVGMHPTENMPTLTVVLTVLHAGGKFDQDTYKVSGGLHGVGVSVVNALSKKLVATVQREGKIYRQEFAKGQIASEFGIIGESKKTGTSIEFFPDEEIFELTEFDYEILAKRFRELAYLSPKITINFKDNRVGKSESFHFDGGISQFVSDLNKKQALTKPIFFSVDEDNVNVEIALLYNDTYSENLLSFVNNIKTPDGGTHETGFRMGLTRVITNYVEANASAREKDNKITGEDVREGLIAIVSVKVPEPQFEGQTKGKLGSSYVRPIVNKASFDYLTKYFEENPIEAKAIMNKALMAARGREAAKKARELTRKKESLSVGTLPGKLADCQSKDPSESEIYLVEGDSAGGSAKQGRERAFQAILPLRGKILNVEKARLDKILKSEQIQNMITAFGCGIGEDFDLTKLRYHKIIIMTDADVDGSHIQTLLLTFFFRFMNELVANGHIYLAQPPLYRYKKGQKREIYLKDEKALNEFLIEVGIENSNYEGIGLNDLKDFLKIVAAYRSVLKDLEKRFNVISVIRYLIENPDLIKNSNEELFKIIKAFLEKQGHNILNSYLNENELRIYVQTESGLEELIINDDLFSHPLYTEASYIFTKIKERELNFERDILDILDEVEKNAKKGAYIQRYKGLGEMNPEQLWETTMDPSIRRLLKITIEDAKRADDTFNLFMGDEVEPRRDYIQAHAKDVKHLDV, from the coding sequence ATGCAAAAAAACTACGGCGAAAGTAATATTAAGGTTTTAAAAGGCTTAGAAGCGGTTAGAAAACGCCCGGGTATGTATATAGGCGATACTAATATCAATGGACTTCATCATATGATTTATGAAGTTGTGGATAATTCTATCGATGAAGCTATGGCTGGGCATTGTGATACCATAGATATAGAGCTTACGACTGAGGGTAGTTGTATAGTCAGTGATAATGGTCGTGGAATTCCTGTGGGTATGCACCCAACGGAAAATATGCCTACACTTACTGTTGTTTTAACCGTGCTTCACGCAGGAGGGAAATTCGACCAAGATACTTATAAGGTCTCAGGCGGACTTCACGGCGTGGGTGTTTCAGTTGTTAATGCTTTATCTAAAAAGCTTGTTGCCACCGTGCAAAGAGAAGGGAAAATTTACCGCCAAGAATTTGCTAAAGGGCAAATAGCTAGTGAATTTGGCATTATAGGCGAGAGTAAAAAAACAGGCACGAGTATAGAATTTTTCCCTGATGAAGAGATTTTTGAACTTACGGAATTTGATTATGAAATTCTAGCCAAGCGTTTTAGAGAATTAGCCTATCTTAGTCCAAAAATTACCATAAATTTTAAGGATAATCGTGTCGGTAAAAGCGAAAGTTTTCACTTTGATGGCGGAATTTCACAATTTGTCAGCGATTTAAATAAAAAACAAGCCTTAACTAAGCCTATATTTTTTAGCGTTGATGAAGATAATGTTAATGTTGAGATTGCCTTACTTTATAATGATACTTATAGTGAAAATTTGCTCTCTTTTGTCAATAATATCAAAACTCCAGACGGCGGCACTCACGAAACAGGCTTTAGAATGGGGCTTACGCGTGTAATTACAAATTATGTCGAGGCAAATGCAAGTGCGAGAGAAAAGGATAATAAAATCACAGGCGAAGATGTCCGTGAGGGTCTTATCGCCATAGTTAGCGTGAAAGTGCCTGAACCTCAATTTGAAGGACAAACGAAAGGCAAATTAGGCTCTTCTTATGTGCGTCCTATTGTTAATAAAGCTAGTTTTGACTATCTCACAAAATATTTTGAGGAAAATCCTATCGAGGCTAAGGCAATTATGAATAAAGCCTTAATGGCAGCTAGAGGAAGAGAAGCTGCGAAAAAAGCAAGGGAACTTACGCGTAAAAAAGAAAGCTTAAGCGTAGGGACACTACCTGGAAAACTTGCCGATTGTCAAAGTAAAGACCCAAGCGAGAGTGAAATTTATTTAGTCGAGGGTGATAGTGCGGGAGGCTCTGCTAAACAAGGACGCGAAAGGGCTTTTCAAGCGATTTTACCTTTAAGAGGTAAAATTTTAAATGTCGAAAAAGCAAGATTAGATAAAATTTTAAAAAGTGAGCAAATTCAAAATATGATCACCGCTTTTGGCTGTGGGATAGGCGAGGACTTTGACCTTACAAAATTGCGTTACCATAAAATCATTATTATGACAGATGCTGATGTCGATGGCTCACACATACAAACCCTACTTTTAACTTTTTTCTTCCGCTTTATGAACGAGCTTGTCGCAAATGGACACATTTACCTAGCCCAGCCTCCGCTTTATCGTTATAAAAAAGGTCAAAAACGAGAAATTTATCTTAAAGATGAAAAAGCCTTAAATGAATTTTTAATCGAAGTTGGTATAGAAAATTCGAATTATGAAGGCATAGGACTTAACGACTTAAAAGACTTTTTAAAGATAGTTGCAGCGTATCGATCAGTTTTAAAAGACTTAGAAAAGCGTTTTAATGTCATTTCAGTTATAAGGTATTTAATAGAAAATCCCGATTTGATAAAAAATTCCAACGAAGAGCTTTTTAAGATCATTAAAGCCTTTTTAGAAAAACAAGGACATAATATTTTAAATTCTTATCTTAATGAAAATGAACTTAGAATTTATGTGCAAACTGAAAGCGGACTTGAGGAGCTTATCATTAATGACGACTTATTTTCTCATCCACTTTACACAGAGGCTAGTTATATCTTCACTAAAATTAAAGAACGAGAGCTAAATTTTGAAAGAGATATTTTAGACATTCTTGATGAGGTAGAGAAAAATGCCAAAAAAGGTGCTTACATACAACGCTACAAAGGCTTAGGCGAGATGAACCCTGAACAACTTTGGGAGACAACTATGGACCCTAGCATTAGAAGACTTTTGAAAATTACTATTGAAGATGCCAAAAGAGCTGATGATACCTTTAATCTTTTTATGGGTGATGAGGTTGAGCCAAGGCGTGATTATATCCAAGCCCACGCAAAAGATGTTAAGCATTTAGATGTGTGA
- the metK gene encoding methionine adenosyltransferase has product MYLFTSEVVSAGHPDKCADIIADTIVDILLKNDKNSRVASEVFVAGNKVVIGGEVKSNHKLSKTDYDNLVKNVLRKIGYDGAGHFSKEQCLHPDEVDVMVFLNEQSPDINQGVDQEDGETGAGDQGIMFGFASCEAEEYMPAAISYARMLCDKVYTYAKAHPNELGVDIKTQVTIDYGTKANFENCSPQKIHTIVVSAPCVESMKIEELRALVMRLILDTKLPKELFCPETTRILINPTGKYVNHSSLHDSGLTGRKLIVDSFGGYSPIGGGAQSSKDYTKVDRSGLYAARWLAKNIVAAKLAKKCIVQLSYAIGVAKPTSVSVDCMGTNLSSVDDDKLSEFVMENFALTPNWIRDKFALDKPSESTFLYADVAARGQVGQKDYPWEKLDALDKFKNLL; this is encoded by the coding sequence ATGTATCTATTCACTTCAGAAGTCGTAAGCGCAGGTCATCCTGACAAATGTGCTGATATAATCGCTGATACAATAGTGGATATACTCTTGAAAAATGACAAAAATTCAAGAGTGGCGAGTGAGGTTTTTGTCGCAGGTAATAAGGTTGTGATAGGAGGCGAAGTTAAGTCAAATCACAAGCTTAGTAAAACCGATTACGATAATTTAGTTAAAAATGTTTTGAGAAAAATAGGCTATGATGGGGCTGGACATTTTAGTAAAGAGCAATGTTTGCACCCTGATGAAGTCGATGTTATGGTGTTTTTAAATGAGCAAAGCCCAGACATTAATCAAGGGGTCGATCAAGAGGACGGCGAAACAGGTGCCGGAGATCAGGGCATAATGTTTGGCTTTGCAAGCTGCGAGGCGGAAGAGTATATGCCAGCGGCGATTAGCTATGCTAGAATGCTTTGCGATAAGGTCTATACTTACGCTAAAGCACATCCAAATGAACTTGGCGTGGATATAAAAACACAGGTTACGATTGATTATGGCACGAAGGCAAATTTTGAAAATTGCTCTCCGCAAAAAATTCACACCATAGTAGTCTCTGCTCCTTGCGTAGAGAGTATGAAAATAGAGGAATTAAGGGCGTTGGTTATGCGGCTCATTTTGGATACAAAATTACCTAAAGAGCTTTTTTGCCCAGAAACGACAAGAATTTTAATTAATCCAACAGGCAAATATGTCAATCATAGCTCCTTACACGATAGTGGCTTAACGGGACGCAAACTTATCGTAGATAGTTTTGGTGGCTACTCGCCTATAGGTGGTGGAGCGCAGTCTAGCAAAGATTACACTAAAGTCGATAGGAGCGGACTTTATGCGGCTAGGTGGTTAGCGAAAAATATAGTTGCTGCAAAACTTGCGAAAAAATGTATTGTTCAGTTAAGTTACGCCATAGGCGTGGCAAAGCCGACTTCTGTAAGCGTGGATTGTATGGGGACAAATTTGAGCAGTGTCGATGATGATAAATTAAGCGAATTTGTGATGGAAAATTTTGCGCTCACTCCTAATTGGATTAGAGATAAATTTGCTCTTGATAAGCCAAGCGAAAGCACATTTTTATACGCTGATGTTGCTGCAAGAGGACAGGTGGGGCAAAAAGACTATCCTTGGGAAAAATTAGACGCTTTAGACAAATTCAAAAACCTACTTTAA
- a CDS encoding LysE/ArgO family amino acid transporter has product MMTPLFKGFLLSLSLIVAIGAQNVFILRQALTNHYIFIVCLLCFLCDVILICVGIFGVGEIFAKNQILALILALCGVCFALYYAFLSLRAVFANSIKLQLAKENPPPLKKVIISTLLVTLANPHVYLDTVFLVGSAALNFSFDEKILFALGALSASFLWFFSLGYGAKFLSSYIKPNIVKIIDLFVCLIMCMVAYSLILYILERI; this is encoded by the coding sequence ATGATGACTCCGTTATTTAAGGGCTTTTTGCTTTCTTTATCTCTTATTGTAGCCATAGGGGCGCAAAATGTTTTTATTTTAAGACAGGCTTTAACAAACCATTACATTTTCATCGTTTGTTTGCTTTGTTTTTTGTGTGATGTGATTTTGATATGTGTGGGTATTTTTGGTGTTGGGGAAATTTTTGCGAAAAATCAAATTTTAGCTCTTATTTTAGCTCTTTGTGGCGTGTGTTTTGCTTTATATTATGCTTTTTTATCCTTAAGAGCTGTTTTTGCAAATTCTATAAAGTTACAATTAGCAAAAGAAAATCCTCCTCCATTAAAAAAAGTGATCATTTCGACTTTGCTTGTTACTCTTGCCAATCCTCATGTTTATTTAGATACGGTTTTTTTAGTAGGCAGTGCGGCTTTAAATTTTTCTTTTGATGAAAAAATTCTTTTTGCATTAGGAGCTTTAAGTGCTTCGTTTTTGTGGTTTTTTTCTTTAGGTTATGGGGCTAAATTTTTGAGTTCTTATATAAAGCCAAACATTGTAAAAATAATTGATTTGTTTGTATGTCTTATAATGTGTATGGTTGCATATTCTCTAATTTTATATATTTTGGAAAGAATTTAA
- a CDS encoding methyl-accepting chemotaxis protein yields the protein MLSVVGAALVFALFIAYFIVSYIKKSVGGEPNEVNRVIKEVANGNLTQKIDTNYNESILYAVGKMQEQLRNIVEQMLHTSKNLNEKVDLAVERFVETEKSVIIQGKTSRESAQKIKEVSQKTQNVSQIALETEQNSKDTTEICENNKKSAEDTASQMEFIADNSSKISQQINLLDEHAKNIGTSTELISEITEQTNLLALNAAIEAARAGEVGRGFAVVADEIRKLAEKTGSATEQIAMINKKIQEETLATVGAIEESIPLISQGKALSEGVRDSVEIIFNQANDSLIKAQEVNKEVAEQVNLMNEIEEKINFVASISEQTQKAVGENRNSMMELKDLSDNLQREIQIFKL from the coding sequence ATGCTAAGTGTTGTCGGTGCTGCTTTAGTGTTTGCTTTATTCATTGCTTATTTTATCGTTTCTTATATTAAAAAATCTGTTGGAGGTGAGCCAAATGAGGTCAATCGCGTTATTAAAGAGGTGGCAAATGGAAATTTAACCCAAAAGATTGATACAAATTACAATGAAAGCATACTTTATGCAGTGGGAAAAATGCAAGAGCAATTAAGAAACATAGTTGAACAAATGCTTCACACTTCAAAGAATTTAAATGAAAAAGTAGATTTAGCAGTCGAGCGTTTTGTGGAGACGGAAAAATCTGTAATTATTCAGGGTAAAACTTCAAGAGAATCAGCGCAAAAGATTAAAGAGGTCAGTCAAAAAACACAAAATGTTTCTCAAATTGCTTTAGAAACAGAGCAAAATTCAAAAGATACGACAGAAATTTGTGAAAATAATAAAAAATCCGCCGAAGATACCGCTTCGCAAATGGAATTCATTGCCGATAATTCTTCTAAAATTTCTCAGCAAATCAATTTGCTTGATGAGCATGCTAAAAACATAGGCACAAGCACGGAGTTGATTAGTGAAATTACAGAGCAAACAAATTTACTTGCACTAAACGCCGCCATAGAAGCAGCTAGAGCTGGTGAAGTAGGGCGTGGCTTTGCAGTCGTGGCTGATGAAATTCGCAAACTTGCAGAAAAAACAGGCTCGGCAACAGAGCAAATTGCGATGATAAACAAGAAAATTCAAGAAGAAACTTTAGCCACTGTGGGTGCCATTGAAGAATCTATTCCTCTCATTTCACAAGGTAAAGCTTTAAGTGAGGGCGTTAGAGATAGCGTAGAGATCATCTTTAATCAAGCAAATGATAGTCTTATCAAAGCACAAGAGGTTAATAAAGAGGTCGCAGAACAAGTGAATTTGATGAATGAGATTGAAGAAAAAATTAATTTTGTCGCAAGTATTTCAGAGCAAACACAAAAAGCAGTTGGAGAAAATAGAAATTCTATGATGGAACTTAAGGATCTTAGCGATAATCTTCAAAGAGAAATTCAAATTTTTAAACTTTAA
- a CDS encoding pilus assembly FimT family protein has product MKKAFSLLELVLVMMILGILISFAGFNLKQDKLSEGARSILNDILYTRNLALMQNSFRANELSHAKREWYKSRWQLYFINSAASNYEQTYTIFLDKNGDGNANLGKLNVNLDREIAVDIVNPMKLMNSGQSGVIHKDDEKASARFNIEKRFGIEKVEFKGACSGTTRIIFDEFGRLYSPLRSAKNAFDKSLAKSSSTCILRLNSKYKKQICIVIDTLSGYAYIPKFSNFNTQFVFLKNKLVECGKI; this is encoded by the coding sequence GTGAAAAAAGCCTTTAGTTTGCTTGAGCTTGTGCTTGTGATGATGATTTTGGGCATACTGATAAGTTTTGCAGGTTTTAATTTAAAACAAGATAAGCTAAGCGAGGGTGCAAGAAGTATTTTAAATGATATTTTATACACGAGAAATTTAGCTCTTATGCAAAACTCTTTTAGAGCAAACGAGCTAAGCCACGCTAAAAGAGAGTGGTATAAAAGCAGGTGGCAGCTTTATTTTATCAATTCTGCGGCAAGTAATTATGAGCAAACTTATACAATTTTTTTAGATAAAAATGGCGATGGGAACGCAAATTTAGGCAAGCTTAATGTGAATTTGGATAGAGAAATCGCCGTAGATATTGTAAATCCTATGAAATTGATGAATTCAGGACAAAGTGGAGTGATTCATAAAGATGATGAAAAGGCGAGTGCGAGGTTTAATATTGAAAAAAGATTTGGCATAGAAAAGGTTGAATTTAAGGGTGCTTGTAGTGGGACTACGCGTATTATTTTTGATGAATTTGGTAGGCTCTATTCTCCTTTAAGAAGTGCCAAAAATGCCTTTGACAAAAGCCTTGCTAAAAGCTCTTCTACTTGCATTTTACGCCTTAATTCTAAATATAAAAAGCAAATTTGCATTGTCATAGACACATTAAGCGGTTATGCTTATATCCCAAAATTTAGCAATTTTAACACGCAATTTGTTTTTTTAAAAAATAAATTAGTTGAATGTGGTAAAATATGA
- a CDS encoding glycosyltransferase family 39 protein: MRRILDFKFVFLILFVDLVALLYGISTLSISEDEAEIYFNASNLLYYFTHFGTLLFGKNDFGLRFAFLLFHFLSCILLFLLALKYTKKMSDSIFSLLLFILLPGTVASALLVNEASFVILLSLALLCAYEYEKKWLFYPLFVLVLFVDKSFSILFLTFFFFGIYKKNGFLSIFSLTLFVLSVFYYGFDTGGRPKGYFLDTLGIFAACFSPLVFVYFFYVIYRLAFKKDKSLLWFLMTTTFLFCSLLSLRQKLYLEDFLPFCVICTPLLIKTLMQSYRVRLPKFRLKYKIFIECAGIFLLFCYFIIVANQLLYYIIDEPKKHFAYNYHLAKELSLELKKEGITALRVAEDLQKRLEFYGIKNSDFYYLKALKKGESLDPKLKTIQFSFGKHRKIYQIKSFEREKSL, encoded by the coding sequence ATACTTTTTGTCGATTTAGTCGCCTTGCTTTATGGAATTTCGACTTTAAGCATTAGCGAAGATGAGGCAGAAATTTATTTTAACGCTTCAAATTTGCTTTATTATTTTACACATTTTGGGACGCTTTTATTTGGAAAAAATGACTTTGGCTTGCGTTTCGCTTTTTTACTTTTTCATTTTTTAAGTTGCATTTTGCTTTTTTTACTCGCTTTAAAATACACGAAAAAAATGAGCGATAGCATTTTTTCTCTTTTGCTTTTCATCTTACTTCCCGGCACCGTGGCAAGTGCCTTGCTTGTCAATGAAGCTTCCTTTGTCATCTTGCTTTCTTTAGCCTTGCTTTGTGCGTATGAATATGAGAAAAAATGGCTTTTTTATCCGCTTTTTGTGCTTGTTTTATTTGTCGATAAGTCCTTTTCTATCCTTTTCCTTACTTTTTTCTTTTTTGGAATTTATAAGAAAAATGGCTTTTTATCTATCTTTTCTTTAACGCTTTTTGTTTTGAGTGTGTTTTATTATGGCTTTGACACGGGTGGGAGACCTAAGGGCTATTTTTTAGATACTTTGGGCATTTTTGCGGCGTGTTTTTCGCCCTTAGTTTTTGTTTATTTTTTTTATGTGATTTACCGCCTTGCCTTTAAAAAAGATAAAAGTTTGCTATGGTTTTTAATGACTACAACCTTTCTTTTTTGCTCTTTGCTTTCTTTAAGACAGAAGCTTTATTTGGAGGATTTTTTGCCTTTTTGTGTGATTTGCACTCCTTTGCTTATTAAAACCCTAATGCAAAGTTACAGGGTAAGATTGCCCAAATTTAGACTAAAATATAAAATTTTCATTGAATGTGCGGGGATTTTTTTGCTTTTTTGTTATTTTATCATCGTAGCAAATCAACTTTTATATTATATCATCGATGAGCCAAAAAAGCATTTTGCTTACAATTATCATCTGGCAAAAGAATTAAGCCTTGAGCTTAAAAAAGAAGGCATTACAGCCCTAAGAGTCGCTGAAGATTTACAAAAAAGACTGGAATTTTATGGCATTAAAAATAGCGATTTTTATTATCTTAAGGCTTTAAAAAAGGGCGAGAGCTTGGATCCTAAGCTCAAAACTATACAATTTTCTTTTGGTAAGCACCGAAAAATTTATCAAATTAAAAGTTTTGAGCGTGAAAAAAGCCTTTAG